A window of Juglans regia cultivar Chandler chromosome 7, Walnut 2.0, whole genome shotgun sequence contains these coding sequences:
- the LOC108979835 gene encoding uncharacterized protein LOC108979835 isoform X1, which translates to MANTLSISLSSSLKLHLSVPTSINTTCRLRTLAMATPATATKVVPAVIVGGGRVGRAFQDMGNGQDFLVKRGESVPLDFEGPILVCTRNDDLEAVLQATPPSRWNDLIFVQNGMLEPWLQSKGLSDADQVLAYFAVSKLGEAPVDGKTDTNPEGLTAAYGKWASAVAARLHAGGLSCKVLNKEAFQKQMLEKLIWISAFMLVGARHPGATVGAVEKEYRSEVSSLIAELASAAAAEKDLVFEEAMEDRLCAYSRAVSHFPTAVKEFKWRNGWFYSLSEKATAEGKPDPCPLHTSWLKELKIV; encoded by the exons ATGGCAAACACACTCTCCATCTCACTTTCTAGCTCTCTCAAACTCCACCTCTCGGTACCCACTTCGATTAACACCACCTGCAGACTCAGAACCCTGGCCATGGCCACCCCCGCTACCGCCACCAAGGTTGTCCCGGCCGTGATTGTTGGTGGCGGACGGGTAGGTAGGGCCTTTCAGGACATGGGCAACGGTCAGGATTTTCTGGTCAAGAGAGGCGAGTCTGTGCCGCTCGATTTCGAAGGCCCCATCTTGGTCTGCACCAGGAACGATGATCTTGAGGCCGTTCTTCAGGCCACTCCTCCCTCCAGATGGAACG ATTTGATATTTGTCCAGAATGGAATGCTGGAGCCATGGCTTCAAAGTAAAGGTCTGAGTGATGCGGACCAAGTATTAGCATATTTTGCCGTATCAAAGCTTGGAGAAGCCCCTGTTGATGGGAAGACTGATACCAATCCTGAAGGGCTGACAGCAGCATATGGGAAGTGGGCATCAGCCGTAGCTGCAAGATTACATGCTGGAGGCCTCTCTTGCAAG GTTCTCAACAAGGAAGCATTTCAAAAGCAGATGTTAGAAAAGCTGATATGGATATCGGCATTCATGCTTGTGGGAGCTCGTCATCCTGGGGCAACTGTAGGTGCTGTGGAGAAGGAATACCGCTCAGAA GTGTCTAGTCTTATTGCAGAACTTGCGTCTGCAGCAGCAGCAGAAAAAGATTTGGTATTTGAAGAAGCCATGGAAGATAGACTATGTGCGTACTCCCGAGCAGTTTCCCACTTTCCTACAGCAGTTAAAGAG TTTAAATGGAGGAATGGTTGGTTCTACTCACTCTCGGAGAAGGCAACAGCAGAAGGAAAACCTGATCCATGTCCACTGCATACATCATGGCTCAAAGAATTGAAAATTGTCTAG
- the LOC109011041 gene encoding uncharacterized protein LOC109011041 yields the protein MASNQSKRPIIISESIAEAASWYCAFFLVALILLCSFRDTTLIYEDIMITGTQLSEQPCDEIYVVGEGETLHTISDKCGDPFIVEQNPHIHDPDDVFPGLVIRITPPSEPRN from the coding sequence ATGGCTTCCAACCAATCCAAGAGGCCTATAATCATATCAGAATCTATTGCAGAAGCAGCCTCCTGGTACTGTGCCTTTTTTCTGGTCGCCCTTATATTGCTTTGCTCTTTTAGGGACACCACCCTTATATACGAGGACATCATGATCACGGGCACCCAGCTCTCGGAACAGCCGTGTGACGAAATTTACGTGGTCGGAGAGGGTGAAACACTCCACACAATCAGTGATAAGTGCGGCGACCCCTTTATAGTTGAGCAGAACCCTCATATTCACGACCCAGATGATGTTTTCCCTGGGCTTGTTATTAGAATTACTCCTCCTTCAGAACCTAGGAATTAA
- the LOC108979836 gene encoding trimethylguanosine synthase-like isoform X4 produces MEKKMMISESPRTSRRIKKRKLANVCVESYKERKSREERVSPLVEKYWFQRYHLFSRYDEGIKMDEEGWYSVTPEEIAIRHAQRSGNGIVIDCFAGVGGNAIQFARMCYSVVAIDIDPQKIEFAINNAKIYGVEDYIDFIVGDFFKLAPSLKGDMVFLAPPWGGPSYKSIEKFTLDSLEPRDGYVVDLLIFYTRARRNIS; encoded by the exons atggagaagaagatgatgatctcTGAGTCACCGAGGACCAGTCGACGCATTAAAAAGCGCAAGCTCGCAAACGTTTGTG TTGAATCTTATAAGGAAAGGAAATCCAGGGAAGAACGGGTCAGTCCACTTGTTGAAAAGTATTGGTTTCAAAGGTACCATCTATTCTCGAGATACGACGAGGGTATCAAAATGGACGAGGAAGGATGGTATTCCGTTACACCCGAAGAGATTGCGATTCGACACGCTCAGAGGAGTGGAAATGGAATTGTGATCGATTGCTTTGCTGGCGTTGGTGGCAACGCTATCCAGTTTGCTAGAAT GTGTTATTCTGTTGTTGCTATTGACATCGATCctcaaaaaattgaatttgcCATTAATAATGCAAAAATATACGGTGTGGAAGATTATATCGATTTCATTGTTGGAGACTTCTTCAAACTGGCTCCATCACTGAAG gGGGACATGGTGTTTCTTGCACCACCATGGGGAGGTCCATCGTacaaaagtattgaaaaatttaCGCTTGATTCTCTTGAGCCAAGAGATGGGTATGTAGTGGATCTTTTAATCTTCTACACAAGGGCAAGGAGGAACATTTCATGA
- the LOC108979836 gene encoding trimethylguanosine synthase-like isoform X1 has protein sequence MEKKMMISESPRTSRRIKKRKLANVCVESYKERKSREERVSPLVEKYWFQRYHLFSRYDEGIKMDEEGWYSVTPEEIAIRHAQRSGNGIVIDCFAGVGGNAIQFARMCYSVVAIDIDPQKIEFAINNAKIYGVEDYIDFIVGDFFKLAPSLKGDMVFLAPPWGGPSYKSIEKFTLDSLEPRDGSSVLEGEAKVWFHLLAAVYLHDQKKGKKTAFLFTIFQVAQAITTNIIMFLPRNVDLQQVEELSWLSSPPLEVEIEENYVLHNVKGVTAYFSGAACG, from the exons atggagaagaagatgatgatctcTGAGTCACCGAGGACCAGTCGACGCATTAAAAAGCGCAAGCTCGCAAACGTTTGTG TTGAATCTTATAAGGAAAGGAAATCCAGGGAAGAACGGGTCAGTCCACTTGTTGAAAAGTATTGGTTTCAAAGGTACCATCTATTCTCGAGATACGACGAGGGTATCAAAATGGACGAGGAAGGATGGTATTCCGTTACACCCGAAGAGATTGCGATTCGACACGCTCAGAGGAGTGGAAATGGAATTGTGATCGATTGCTTTGCTGGCGTTGGTGGCAACGCTATCCAGTTTGCTAGAAT GTGTTATTCTGTTGTTGCTATTGACATCGATCctcaaaaaattgaatttgcCATTAATAATGCAAAAATATACGGTGTGGAAGATTATATCGATTTCATTGTTGGAGACTTCTTCAAACTGGCTCCATCACTGAAG gGGGACATGGTGTTTCTTGCACCACCATGGGGAGGTCCATCGTacaaaagtattgaaaaatttaCGCTTGATTCTCTTGAGCCAAGAGATGG CAGCAGCGTTTTAGAGGGCGAAGCAAAAGTCTGGTTTCACCTTTTGGCTGCTGTCTACTTACATGAccagaaaaagggaaaaaaaactgcATTCTT GTTCACCATATTTCAGGTTGCACAGGCAATAACAACTAACATCATTATGTTCTTACCACGGAATGTGGATTTGCAGCAAGTGGAAGAGCTTTCTTGGCTGTCTTCTCCTCCCCTAGAAGTTGAG attgaagaaaattatgtgCTACACAATGTAAAGGGTGTGACAGCCTACTTTAGTGGTGCAGCGTGCGGTTAA
- the LOC108979836 gene encoding trimethylguanosine synthase-like isoform X2, producing MEKKMMISESPRTSRRIKKRKLANVCVESYKERKSREERVSPLVEKYWFQRYHLFSRYDEGIKMDEEGWYSVTPEEIAIRHAQRSGNGIVIDCFAGVGGNAIQFARMCYSVVAIDIDPQKIEFAINNAKIYGVEDYIDFIVGDFFKLAPSLKGDMVFLAPPWGGPSYKSIEKFTLDSLEPRDGSVLEGEAKVWFHLLAAVYLHDQKKGKKTAFLFTIFQVAQAITTNIIMFLPRNVDLQQVEELSWLSSPPLEVEIEENYVLHNVKGVTAYFSGAACG from the exons atggagaagaagatgatgatctcTGAGTCACCGAGGACCAGTCGACGCATTAAAAAGCGCAAGCTCGCAAACGTTTGTG TTGAATCTTATAAGGAAAGGAAATCCAGGGAAGAACGGGTCAGTCCACTTGTTGAAAAGTATTGGTTTCAAAGGTACCATCTATTCTCGAGATACGACGAGGGTATCAAAATGGACGAGGAAGGATGGTATTCCGTTACACCCGAAGAGATTGCGATTCGACACGCTCAGAGGAGTGGAAATGGAATTGTGATCGATTGCTTTGCTGGCGTTGGTGGCAACGCTATCCAGTTTGCTAGAAT GTGTTATTCTGTTGTTGCTATTGACATCGATCctcaaaaaattgaatttgcCATTAATAATGCAAAAATATACGGTGTGGAAGATTATATCGATTTCATTGTTGGAGACTTCTTCAAACTGGCTCCATCACTGAAG gGGGACATGGTGTTTCTTGCACCACCATGGGGAGGTCCATCGTacaaaagtattgaaaaatttaCGCTTGATTCTCTTGAGCCAAGAGATGG CAGCGTTTTAGAGGGCGAAGCAAAAGTCTGGTTTCACCTTTTGGCTGCTGTCTACTTACATGAccagaaaaagggaaaaaaaactgcATTCTT GTTCACCATATTTCAGGTTGCACAGGCAATAACAACTAACATCATTATGTTCTTACCACGGAATGTGGATTTGCAGCAAGTGGAAGAGCTTTCTTGGCTGTCTTCTCCTCCCCTAGAAGTTGAG attgaagaaaattatgtgCTACACAATGTAAAGGGTGTGACAGCCTACTTTAGTGGTGCAGCGTGCGGTTAA
- the LOC108979835 gene encoding uncharacterized protein LOC108979835 isoform X2 translates to MILRPFFRPLLPPDGTNGMLEPWLQSKGLSDADQVLAYFAVSKLGEAPVDGKTDTNPEGLTAAYGKWASAVAARLHAGGLSCKVLNKEAFQKQMLEKLIWISAFMLVGARHPGATVGAVEKEYRSEVSSLIAELASAAAAEKDLVFEEAMEDRLCAYSRAVSHFPTAVKEFKWRNGWFYSLSEKATAEGKPDPCPLHTSWLKELKIV, encoded by the exons ATGATCTTGAGGCCGTTCTTCAGGCCACTCCTCCCTCCAGATGGAACG AATGGAATGCTGGAGCCATGGCTTCAAAGTAAAGGTCTGAGTGATGCGGACCAAGTATTAGCATATTTTGCCGTATCAAAGCTTGGAGAAGCCCCTGTTGATGGGAAGACTGATACCAATCCTGAAGGGCTGACAGCAGCATATGGGAAGTGGGCATCAGCCGTAGCTGCAAGATTACATGCTGGAGGCCTCTCTTGCAAG GTTCTCAACAAGGAAGCATTTCAAAAGCAGATGTTAGAAAAGCTGATATGGATATCGGCATTCATGCTTGTGGGAGCTCGTCATCCTGGGGCAACTGTAGGTGCTGTGGAGAAGGAATACCGCTCAGAA GTGTCTAGTCTTATTGCAGAACTTGCGTCTGCAGCAGCAGCAGAAAAAGATTTGGTATTTGAAGAAGCCATGGAAGATAGACTATGTGCGTACTCCCGAGCAGTTTCCCACTTTCCTACAGCAGTTAAAGAG TTTAAATGGAGGAATGGTTGGTTCTACTCACTCTCGGAGAAGGCAACAGCAGAAGGAAAACCTGATCCATGTCCACTGCATACATCATGGCTCAAAGAATTGAAAATTGTCTAG
- the LOC118348961 gene encoding zinc finger BED domain-containing protein DAYSLEEPER-like, with product MSSVASENDEMIDLDSFDSESIQNEEVKTKRRKRSNVWAFFEMVPDSENNDGKPRAKCKMCGVIYMAASKYGTDNMRRHIETCPRRSSRDIGQMMLSQNSENISVSAHKFDTEQYREILVSAIVKHELPFRFVEYSGRHSEGEDDYMKRMCCKMLAKFEKYWSEFNVLLAIAVILDPRYKLHFVDFSYTKLYGECSIEYMNVRSKMSSLFMEYGSSSAPTTTCSTTTSDSTEFDTFRPDELSGYMKKSQLDLYLDEPRAERNAKIDILSFWKGNEFRYPDLARMARDILSVPVSTVASESTFSVGRRIIDQFRSALKADIVEALVCTRDWLYEIQEEVKLDELTEDVMELENNKGKGLEDAPPHSSSSRFV from the exons ATGAGTTCAGTAGCAAGtgaaaatgatgagatgattgaTTTGGACTCGTTTGACTCAGAAAGTATTCAAAATGAGGaagttaaaacaaaaagaaggaagCGGTCAAACGTGTGGGCTTTTTTTGAAATGGTTCCTGATTCTGAGAACAATGATGGCAAACCACGAGCCAAGTGTAAGATGTGTGGAGTTATTTATATGGCAGCAAGCAAATATGGAACCGACAATATGAGGCGTCACATTGAGACATGCCCTAGGAGAAGTTCACGAGATATTGGTCAGATGATGTTATcacaaaatagtgaaaatatttcggTAAGCGCTCATAAATTTGACACTGAacaatatagagaaattttgGTATCTGCTATTGTGAAGCATGAATTGCCTTTTCGGTTTGTTGAATATTCGGGG agGCACTCTGAGGGTGAAGATGACTACATGAAGagaatgtgttgtaaaatgcttgctaagtttgagaaatattggtcCGAGTTCAATGTGTTGTTGGCTATAGCAGTTATATTGGATCCTCGATACAagcttcattttgttgatttttcttatacaaagCTTTATGGAGAATGTTCTATAGAGTATATGAATGTTCGGAGCAAAATGTCATCTCTTTTCATGGAATATGGTTCTTCTAGTGCTCCTACAACGACATGTTCTACCACGACTTCTGATAGCACT GAATTTGATACATTTAGACCTGATGAACTTTCtggctatatgaaaaaaagtcaattggatCTTTACTTGGATGAACCTAGGGCAGAAAGAAATGCAAAGATtgatattctttccttttggaaaggaaatgaatttcgTTATCCTGATCTTGCTCGTATGGCTCGTGACATTTTGAGTGTTCCAGTTTCTACAGTTGCATCTGAATCTACTTTTAGTGTTGGTAGGCGTATCATTGATCAGTTTAGAAGTGCACTAAAAGCAGATATTGTTGAAGCATTAGTTTGCACTAGAGATTGGTTATATG aaatacaagaagaagttaaattgGACGAGTTAACTGAAGATGTAATGGAGTTGGAGAACAACAAGGGCAAGGGCTTGGAGGACGCTCCACCTCATTCTTCATCTTctagatttgtttag
- the LOC108979836 gene encoding trimethylguanosine synthase-like isoform X3 has product MEKKMMISESPRTSRRIKKRKLANVCVESYKERKSREERVSPLVEKYWFQRYHLFSRYDEGIKMDEEGWYSVTPEEIAIRHAQRSGNGIVIDCFAGVGGNAIQFARMCYSVVAIDIDPQKIEFAINNAKIYGVEDYIDFIVGDFFKLAPSLKGDMVFLAPPWGGPSYKSIEKFTLDSLEPRDGFTIFQVAQAITTNIIMFLPRNVDLQQVEELSWLSSPPLEVEIEENYVLHNVKGVTAYFSGAACG; this is encoded by the exons atggagaagaagatgatgatctcTGAGTCACCGAGGACCAGTCGACGCATTAAAAAGCGCAAGCTCGCAAACGTTTGTG TTGAATCTTATAAGGAAAGGAAATCCAGGGAAGAACGGGTCAGTCCACTTGTTGAAAAGTATTGGTTTCAAAGGTACCATCTATTCTCGAGATACGACGAGGGTATCAAAATGGACGAGGAAGGATGGTATTCCGTTACACCCGAAGAGATTGCGATTCGACACGCTCAGAGGAGTGGAAATGGAATTGTGATCGATTGCTTTGCTGGCGTTGGTGGCAACGCTATCCAGTTTGCTAGAAT GTGTTATTCTGTTGTTGCTATTGACATCGATCctcaaaaaattgaatttgcCATTAATAATGCAAAAATATACGGTGTGGAAGATTATATCGATTTCATTGTTGGAGACTTCTTCAAACTGGCTCCATCACTGAAG gGGGACATGGTGTTTCTTGCACCACCATGGGGAGGTCCATCGTacaaaagtattgaaaaatttaCGCTTGATTCTCTTGAGCCAAGAGATGG GTTCACCATATTTCAGGTTGCACAGGCAATAACAACTAACATCATTATGTTCTTACCACGGAATGTGGATTTGCAGCAAGTGGAAGAGCTTTCTTGGCTGTCTTCTCCTCCCCTAGAAGTTGAG attgaagaaaattatgtgCTACACAATGTAAAGGGTGTGACAGCCTACTTTAGTGGTGCAGCGTGCGGTTAA